A stretch of Canis lupus baileyi chromosome 2, mCanLup2.hap1, whole genome shotgun sequence DNA encodes these proteins:
- the TMEM161B gene encoding transmembrane protein 161B isoform X3 — protein MKPTQEMNISLVWCLLVLSFAVKVLFSLTTHYFKVEDGGERSVCVTFGFFFFVKAMAVLIVTENYLEFGLETGFTNFSDSAMQFLEKQGLESQGPVSKLTFKFFLAIFCSLIGAFLTFPGLRLAQMHLDALNLATEKITQTLLHINFLAPLFMVLLWVKPITKDYIMNPPLGKESVPLMTEATFDTLRLWLIILLCALRLAMMRSHLQAYLNLAQKCVDQMKKEAGRISTVELQKMVARVFYYLCVIALQYVAPLVMLLHTTLLLKTLGNHSWGIYPESSSTLPVDNTLPSNSVSSELPSADGKMKVTVTQITVALSSLKNIFTPLLFRGLLSFLTWWIAACLFSTSLFGLFYHQYLTVA, from the exons CAAAGTTCTATTTTCATTAACTACACACTATTTTAAAGTAGAAGATGGTGGTGAAAGATCAGTCTGTGTtacctttggattttttttctttgtgaaagcAATGGCAGTCTTGATTGTGACAGAAAACTATCTGGAATTTGGACTTGAAACAG gtTTTACAAATTTTTCAGATAGTGCGATGCAGTTTCTTGAAAAGCAAGGTTTAGAATctca ggGTCCTGTTTCAAAACTTACTTTCAAATTTTTCCTGGCTATTTTCTGTTCACTCATTGGGGCTTTTTTGACATTTCCTGGATTACGACTGGCTCAAATGCATCTGGATGCCCTGAATTTGGCAACAGAAAAAATTACACA AACATTGCTTCATATCAACTTCTTGGCTCCTTTATTTATGGTTCTGCTGTGGGTAAAACCAATCACCAAAGACTACATTATGAACCCACCATTGGGTAAAGAAAGTGTCCCTTT AATGACAGAAGCGACATTCGATACTCTGCGACTCTGGTTAATAATCCTGCTGTGTGCTTTGCGGTTGGCCATGATGCGCAGTCACCTACAAGCTTACTTAAACTTAGCCCAGAAATGTGTGgatcaaatgaagaaagaagcagGGCGAATAAGTACAGTTGAGCTACAGAAAATG GTGGCTCGAGTCTTTTATTACCTTTGTGTCATTGCCCTGCAGTATGTGGCACCTCTGGTAATGCTGCTTCACACAACTCTGCTTTTGAAAACACTAG GTAATCATTCCTGGGGGATTTATCCAGAATCTAGCTCTACCTTGCCAGTGGATAATACTCTACCCTCCAATTCTGTTTCCTCTGAATTACCATCTGCTGATGGGAAGATGAAGGTAACTGTTACACAAATAACAGTGGCACTGAGcagcttaaaaaatattttcactccTCTGCTTTTTCGAGGACTTCTGTCTTTTCTGACCTGGTGGATTGCTGCTTGTCTCTTTTCTACAAGCCTTTTTGGGCTTTTCTATCACCAGTATCTGACTGTGGCATGA
- the TMEM161B gene encoding transmembrane protein 161B isoform X4: protein MAVLIVTENYLEFGLETGFTNFSDSAMQFLEKQGLESQGPVSKLTFKFFLAIFCSLIGAFLTFPGLRLAQMHLDALNLATEKITQTLLHINFLAPLFMVLLWVKPITKDYIMNPPLGKESVPLMTEATFDTLRLWLIILLCALRLAMMRSHLQAYLNLAQKCVDQMKKEAGRISTVELQKMVARVFYYLCVIALQYVAPLVMLLHTTLLLKTLGNHSWGIYPESSSTLPVDNTLPSNSVSSELPSADGKMKVTVTQITVALSSLKNIFTPLLFRGLLSFLTWWIAACLFSTSLFGLFYHQYLTVA from the exons ATGGCAGTCTTGATTGTGACAGAAAACTATCTGGAATTTGGACTTGAAACAG gtTTTACAAATTTTTCAGATAGTGCGATGCAGTTTCTTGAAAAGCAAGGTTTAGAATctca ggGTCCTGTTTCAAAACTTACTTTCAAATTTTTCCTGGCTATTTTCTGTTCACTCATTGGGGCTTTTTTGACATTTCCTGGATTACGACTGGCTCAAATGCATCTGGATGCCCTGAATTTGGCAACAGAAAAAATTACACA AACATTGCTTCATATCAACTTCTTGGCTCCTTTATTTATGGTTCTGCTGTGGGTAAAACCAATCACCAAAGACTACATTATGAACCCACCATTGGGTAAAGAAAGTGTCCCTTT AATGACAGAAGCGACATTCGATACTCTGCGACTCTGGTTAATAATCCTGCTGTGTGCTTTGCGGTTGGCCATGATGCGCAGTCACCTACAAGCTTACTTAAACTTAGCCCAGAAATGTGTGgatcaaatgaagaaagaagcagGGCGAATAAGTACAGTTGAGCTACAGAAAATG GTGGCTCGAGTCTTTTATTACCTTTGTGTCATTGCCCTGCAGTATGTGGCACCTCTGGTAATGCTGCTTCACACAACTCTGCTTTTGAAAACACTAG GTAATCATTCCTGGGGGATTTATCCAGAATCTAGCTCTACCTTGCCAGTGGATAATACTCTACCCTCCAATTCTGTTTCCTCTGAATTACCATCTGCTGATGGGAAGATGAAGGTAACTGTTACACAAATAACAGTGGCACTGAGcagcttaaaaaatattttcactccTCTGCTTTTTCGAGGACTTCTGTCTTTTCTGACCTGGTGGATTGCTGCTTGTCTCTTTTCTACAAGCCTTTTTGGGCTTTTCTATCACCAGTATCTGACTGTGGCATGA